A stretch of Pristiophorus japonicus isolate sPriJap1 chromosome 10, sPriJap1.hap1, whole genome shotgun sequence DNA encodes these proteins:
- the gpr18 gene encoding N-arachidonyl glycine receptor: protein MQIPNSSLLEQQPPEFRVGAIIFYSIVFLIGLVVNVTAIWVFSCTTKKGTSVNIYMTNVALLDLIFIVLLPFRMIYYGKNYWPFGDVFCRINAALTIFYPSIALWLLALISVDRYMAVVQPKHSRELRNIGKAAASCIGIWIMTIASVLPFMFSKNDPDRASNFTTCLKMLDIIHLKEANSVNLIRVIFFFLLPLFIMIGCYCTIIKSLLKGKTSKLKPKTKEKSIKIIVTLIIQVLVCFVPYHICFVFLLLQNGHHNFNAWAAFTTFLMNLSTCLDIILYYIVSKHFQARVISVIYYRNYLRSVRRKSFRTGSFRSLSNINISDM from the coding sequence ATGCAAATACCGAACAGCAGCCTCTTGGAACAGCAGCCCCCAGAGTTCAGAGTCGGTGCAATTATCTTTTACAGCATTGTTTTCCTTATTGGACTGGTTGTTAACGTGACCGCAATCTGGGTCTTCAGCTGCACCACCAAAAAAGGCACATCTGTGAACATATATATGACGAATGTCGCTCTGCTGGACCTCATTTTCATAGTCCTGCTACCTTTCCGCATGATCTACTATGGGAAGAATTACTGGCCCTTCGGTGACGTCTTCTGCCGCATCAATGCCGCCCTCACCATATTTTACCCCAGCATTGCCCTGTGGCTTTTAGCTCTCATCAGCGTCGACCGTTACATGGCAGTGGTCCAACCCAAGCACAGCAGGGAGCTCCGTAACATCGGCAAAGCTGCGGCAAGTTGCATTGGGATCTGGATAATGACCATTGCGTCTGTTCTGCCATTTATGTTTTCAAAGAACGACCCAGACAGGGCCTCGAACTTCACGACCTGCTTGAAAATGCTTGACATCATTCACTTGAAGGAAGCCAACAGTGTGAACCTTATTAGAGTGATTTTCTTTTTCCTGCTGCCCTTGTTCATTATGATAGGATGCTACTGCACCATCATCAAGAGTCTTCTCAAAGGAAAAACATCTAAACTGAAACCAAAAACTAAAGAAAAGTCCATAAAAATAATTGTGACGCTCATTATTCAGGTGCTGGTTTGTTTTGTTCCGTATCACATCTGTTTCGTTTTCTTACTGTTACAAAATGGCCACCATAATTTCAACGCCTGGGCTGCCTTTACTACATTCTTGATGAACCTCAGCACGTGTCTTGACATAATCCTGTATTATATAGTGTCGAAGCACTTTCAGGCAAGAGTCATTAGTGTCATCTACTATCGGAACTATCTGAGAAGCGTGCGAAGGAAAAGCTTCAGAACTGGAAGCTTCCGCTCGCTGAGCAACATCAACATCAGTGATATGTGA